A region of Micromonospora sp. WMMD882 DNA encodes the following proteins:
- a CDS encoding NAD(P)-dependent oxidoreductase: protein MADPTVTDPGVTDQNVADQNVTDQNVADQNVTDPTVTGRRVAVLGLGGMGGGMARRLLDRGIALTVWNRTAAKAAELVAAGARPADSPAEAVRDADVVLVSLADSDAVEEVLFGAVVPAARPGTPIVDTSTVSPSYAREAGERAARAGVKRIEACVVGNPHQARNGELRVLTAGARDDLAEVADLLALLGPQVVYLGPPGMAATMKLVFNAMLGAQVASMAEAVAYGERSGLDRDMLLAAVERSGFSSKVMSFRAALMRERKYEPAAFRTRLMHKDLRLALAEAGKVGVDMPVIERSAVTFAEAIDAGYGDQDAAVVHETHGRVDA, encoded by the coding sequence ATGGCCGACCCGACGGTGACCGACCCCGGGGTGACCGACCAGAACGTGGCCGACCAGAACGTGACCGACCAGAACGTGGCCGACCAGAACGTGACCGACCCGACGGTGACCGGCCGGCGGGTGGCCGTCCTCGGGCTGGGCGGCATGGGCGGCGGCATGGCGCGCCGGCTGCTGGACCGCGGCATCGCGCTGACCGTCTGGAACCGGACGGCGGCGAAGGCGGCGGAGCTGGTGGCGGCCGGGGCGCGGCCGGCGGACTCGCCGGCCGAGGCGGTCCGGGACGCGGACGTGGTCCTGGTCAGCCTGGCCGACTCCGACGCGGTGGAGGAGGTGCTGTTCGGCGCGGTGGTCCCGGCGGCGAGGCCGGGCACCCCGATCGTCGACACGTCCACGGTCTCCCCCAGCTACGCGCGGGAGGCGGGTGAGCGGGCGGCGCGGGCCGGGGTGAAACGGATCGAGGCGTGCGTGGTCGGCAACCCGCACCAGGCCCGCAACGGCGAGTTGCGGGTGCTGACCGCCGGCGCCCGGGACGACCTGGCCGAGGTGGCGGACCTGCTGGCCCTGCTCGGCCCGCAGGTGGTCTACCTGGGCCCGCCCGGCATGGCGGCGACCATGAAGCTGGTCTTCAACGCGATGCTCGGCGCGCAGGTGGCGTCGATGGCCGAGGCGGTCGCCTACGGCGAACGTTCCGGCCTGGACCGGGACATGCTGCTGGCGGCGGTGGAGCGCAGCGGCTTCAGCTCGAAGGTGATGTCGTTCCGCGCGGCGCTGATGCGCGAGCGGAAGTACGAGCCGGCGGCCTTCCGGACCCGGCTGATGCACAAGGACCTGCGCCTGGCGCTGGCGGAGGCCGGCAAGGTGGGCGTGGACATGCCGGTGATCGAGCGGTCCGCGGTCACCTTCGCCGAGGCGATCGACGCCGGCTACGGCGACCAGGACGCCGCCGTCGTGCACGAGACGCACGGGCGCGTCGACGCCTGA
- a CDS encoding MFS transporter, translated as MTATSSGPASAPASPPWPAAVAASTSGPGPDTPSAVAVPAARRLGPALTVVLLATFMTSFDTTGVNMAVPSIQDGLGASYAAIQWVLAGYTLPFALLLVTGGRIGDAFGRRRAFLLGVAGFTVASLLAGVAADVGTLVAARVAQGVAAAVMAPQVLATFQVLVPARRRAPLLAVYGLVIGVATVSGPMLGGVLMSADLFGWGWRTIFLINLPIGVVAFLGAVAWLPESRDDRGRGFDLGGVFLAAAALLLLLHPLMYGRELGWPWWSWACLAAAGPAFALLVRFERAKERAGEAPLVALRLFGQRTFTAGVLANVIVAALMSGFFLTFVVFLQSGLDFTAERTGWTVAPWAIGTALASMVAIPLARSAGRAALVAGAILMTLGMAGLTALVVARGDRLGSLPIVLSLLVVGIGMGLVSAPILNVTLAGIPHVDAGSAAGIFSTGKQTGGVLGVAVTGTVFFGLLADQDAASRGRFVDAMSWTLGVQVLLCLLVVALVFVLPRRVDGASG; from the coding sequence GTGACCGCCACCTCGTCCGGCCCCGCGTCCGCCCCGGCCTCCCCGCCCTGGCCGGCAGCGGTCGCCGCGTCCACCTCCGGGCCCGGTCCCGACACCCCGTCGGCTGTCGCCGTCCCGGCGGCGCGGCGGCTCGGTCCCGCGTTGACCGTGGTGCTGCTGGCCACCTTCATGACCAGCTTCGACACCACCGGCGTCAACATGGCGGTGCCGTCGATCCAGGACGGCCTCGGCGCGAGCTACGCCGCCATCCAGTGGGTCCTCGCCGGCTACACGCTGCCGTTCGCCCTGCTGCTGGTCACCGGCGGCCGGATCGGTGACGCCTTCGGCCGACGACGGGCGTTCCTGCTCGGGGTCGCCGGCTTCACCGTCGCGTCCCTGCTCGCCGGCGTCGCCGCCGACGTGGGAACACTGGTCGCCGCCCGGGTGGCGCAGGGCGTCGCCGCCGCGGTCATGGCGCCACAGGTGCTCGCCACGTTCCAGGTGCTGGTGCCGGCCCGCCGCCGCGCCCCACTGCTCGCCGTCTACGGCCTGGTCATCGGAGTGGCGACCGTCTCCGGGCCGATGCTGGGCGGGGTGCTGATGAGCGCCGACCTGTTCGGTTGGGGCTGGCGGACCATCTTCCTGATCAACCTGCCGATCGGTGTGGTCGCCTTCCTCGGCGCGGTCGCCTGGCTGCCCGAGTCCCGCGACGACCGGGGCCGTGGCTTCGACCTGGGCGGGGTGTTCCTCGCCGCCGCCGCGCTGCTGCTGCTCCTGCACCCCCTCATGTACGGCCGGGAACTCGGCTGGCCGTGGTGGTCGTGGGCGTGCCTCGCCGCGGCCGGGCCCGCGTTCGCGCTGCTGGTCCGGTTCGAACGGGCCAAGGAGCGGGCCGGCGAGGCGCCACTGGTGGCGTTGCGGCTGTTCGGGCAGCGGACGTTCACCGCCGGGGTGCTGGCGAACGTCATCGTCGCCGCGCTGATGTCCGGCTTCTTCCTGACCTTCGTGGTGTTCCTGCAGAGCGGCCTCGACTTCACCGCCGAACGCACCGGCTGGACGGTCGCGCCGTGGGCGATCGGCACCGCCCTCGCCTCGATGGTCGCGATCCCGTTGGCCCGCAGCGCCGGACGTGCCGCCCTGGTGGCCGGGGCGATCCTGATGACCCTCGGCATGGCCGGCCTGACCGCGCTCGTGGTCGCCCGGGGCGACCGGCTCGGCTCACTGCCGATCGTGTTGAGCCTCCTCGTCGTCGGTATCGGGATGGGGCTGGTCAGCGCGCCGATCCTGAACGTCACGCTGGCCGGCATCCCGCACGTCGACGCGGGTTCGGCGGCCGGCATCTTCTCCACCGGCAAGCAGACCGGCGGGGTGCTCGGCGTCGCGGTGACCGGGACGGTGTTCTTCGGGCTCCTCGCCGACCAGGACGCCGCCAGCCGGGGCCGCTTCGTCGACGCGATGAGCTGGACGCTCGGCGTGCAGGTGCTGCTCTGTCTGCTGGTGGTGGCGTTGGTGTTCGTCCTGCCACGCCGGGTCGACGGCGCGTCCGGCTGA
- a CDS encoding methyltransferase, which yields MGTKTSDLSILDLAAGYWSAKTFLSAVELGLFGVLADGGRTEPEIREALGLHPRATPDFLDSLVALRVLDRDAEGRYAISPAAANQLDPKHPSYQGGFLKMHAWQYGVWGKLTDLLRTGDMQAHTDRDFNKFYSRPESVRNFMSAMDGANSAVGPALAEKVDWTDVTSFVDVGGARGNIAAVIAKAHPHLKAGTFDLPPVQPFFDEHMDRLGMTDRVDFHPGDFFADELPGADVLIFGHVLHDWDDAQRIALLRRAYQALPVGGRVLVYDALIDDDRREPANLLLSLNMQLVTPGGGEYTGAACQGWMREAGFTETSVLPLTDADSAVIGRKTA from the coding sequence ATGGGAACCAAGACCTCTGACCTGTCGATCCTCGACCTCGCGGCGGGCTACTGGTCGGCCAAGACCTTCCTCAGCGCGGTCGAGCTGGGGCTGTTCGGCGTGCTGGCCGACGGCGGCCGGACCGAGCCGGAGATCCGGGAGGCGCTGGGCCTGCACCCCCGGGCCACCCCGGACTTCCTGGACTCGCTCGTCGCGCTGCGGGTCCTCGACCGGGACGCCGAGGGTCGGTACGCGATCAGCCCGGCCGCCGCCAACCAGCTCGACCCGAAGCACCCGTCGTACCAGGGCGGCTTCCTGAAGATGCACGCCTGGCAGTACGGCGTCTGGGGCAAGCTGACCGACCTGCTGCGCACCGGTGACATGCAGGCGCACACCGACCGGGACTTCAACAAGTTCTACTCCCGGCCGGAGTCGGTGCGGAACTTCATGTCGGCGATGGACGGCGCGAACTCGGCGGTCGGTCCGGCGCTGGCGGAGAAGGTCGACTGGACCGACGTGACGTCGTTCGTGGACGTCGGCGGGGCGCGCGGCAACATCGCCGCGGTGATCGCCAAGGCGCACCCGCACCTGAAGGCCGGCACCTTCGACCTGCCCCCGGTGCAGCCGTTCTTCGACGAGCACATGGACCGGCTGGGCATGACCGACCGGGTCGACTTCCACCCCGGTGACTTCTTCGCCGACGAGCTGCCCGGCGCCGACGTGCTGATCTTCGGTCACGTGCTGCACGACTGGGACGACGCGCAGCGGATCGCCCTGCTGCGCAGGGCGTACCAGGCGCTGCCGGTCGGCGGGCGGGTCCTGGTGTACGACGCCCTGATCGACGACGACCGCCGCGAGCCGGCGAACCTGCTGCTCAGCCTGAACATGCAGCTCGTCACGCCCGGCGGTGGCGAGTACACCGGCGCGGCCTGCCAGGGGTGGATGCGCGAGGCGGGCTTCACCGAGACCTCGGTCCTGCCGCTGACCGACGCCGACTCGGCCGTGATCGGGCGCAAGACCGCCTGA
- a CDS encoding DUF1772 domain-containing protein — MRETIAQGLSVIAVGGTGIVAGVFFAVAVSVLPTLYTLPAGTYITLHRQLGQGYHPAMPLIVNATMFADVALIFLTDGALSRSLFVLASALALAVQGVSHLGNVPINKRLHGVDPDAVPVDWDDPRPQWRRLHRLRTVLAMAALVTTAAAVVVCR; from the coding sequence ATGAGAGAGACAATTGCCCAGGGCCTCAGCGTGATCGCGGTCGGCGGAACCGGAATCGTCGCCGGGGTGTTCTTCGCCGTGGCGGTGAGCGTCCTGCCCACCCTCTACACGTTGCCGGCGGGCACGTACATCACCCTGCACCGCCAGCTCGGGCAGGGCTACCACCCGGCCATGCCGCTGATCGTCAACGCGACCATGTTCGCCGACGTCGCCCTGATCTTCCTGACCGACGGCGCGCTGTCCCGATCCCTGTTCGTCCTGGCCTCGGCGCTGGCGTTGGCCGTGCAGGGGGTGTCCCACCTCGGCAACGTGCCGATCAACAAGCGGCTGCACGGGGTCGACCCGGACGCCGTCCCGGTCGACTGGGACGATCCCCGGCCACAGTGGCGACGGCTGCACCGGCTCCGTACGGTGTTGGCGATGGCCGCCCTGGTCACCACCGCCGCGGCCGTGGTGGTGTGCCGGTGA
- a CDS encoding SDR family oxidoreductase, with product MDLQLAGTRALVTGGTRGIGRAIVTALAGAGASVVTCYRHDHEAAESLQRDLKATDGDHHVVQADLRDPADVTRFVEVARAELGGLDVVVNSAGVDSHAPAAEVGLAEWRRVLDTNLTAFHLVTHAALPLLGAGASIVAVGASVSTRGLAGKAHYTASKAAVNGWMRSVCKEVGPRGIRINEVAPGIIETEPGAGLPPEMYERIKANASLRRLGTPQDVANAVLLLASPLAAYVTGATLHVDGGI from the coding sequence GTGGATCTTCAACTGGCCGGCACGCGTGCCCTGGTCACCGGGGGCACCCGGGGGATCGGGCGGGCGATCGTCACCGCCCTGGCCGGGGCCGGCGCCTCGGTCGTGACCTGTTACCGACACGACCACGAGGCGGCGGAGAGCCTCCAGCGGGACCTGAAGGCGACCGACGGCGACCACCACGTGGTCCAGGCCGACCTGCGCGACCCGGCGGACGTGACGCGTTTCGTCGAGGTGGCCCGCGCCGAGCTGGGCGGGCTGGACGTCGTGGTCAACAGCGCCGGGGTGGACAGCCACGCCCCGGCCGCCGAGGTGGGCCTGGCCGAGTGGCGGCGGGTGCTGGACACCAACCTGACCGCCTTCCACCTGGTCACCCACGCCGCGTTGCCGCTGCTCGGGGCGGGCGCGTCGATCGTCGCGGTGGGGGCCTCGGTGAGCACCCGGGGGCTGGCCGGCAAGGCGCACTACACGGCCAGCAAGGCCGCCGTCAACGGCTGGATGCGGTCGGTGTGCAAGGAGGTCGGCCCGCGCGGCATCCGGATCAACGAGGTCGCCCCGGGCATCATCGAGACCGAGCCGGGCGCCGGCCTGCCGCCGGAGATGTACGAGCGGATCAAGGCGAACGCCTCGCTGCGTCGCCTGGGCACCCCGCAGGACGTCGCCAACGCGGTGCTGTTGCTGGCCAGCCCGTTGGCCGCGTACGTGACCGGGGCGACCCTGCACGTGGACGGCGGCATCTGA
- the asnB gene encoding asparagine synthase (glutamine-hydrolyzing), producing the protein MSGIAGWVDYERDLSRARATVRAMSATMANRGPDAEGVWTSPRAALGHRRLALVEPDGRPQPYVVEADGRTLAVVTCDGDVYNAPALRAELESYGHRFRTRGDAELVGYAYLQWGAGLADKLEGGYAVAVWDVRREELLLLRDRLGNKPMFYHPTPHGVVFASERKAILDHPLVEAAVDLDGLREILSYAGTPGHGVFKGMRQVRAGHVVRVTRSGHREERYWALEAQEHTDDLDTTVRTVRELLEQAVGGQLTADVPVGMMLSGGLDSSGVTALAARALKDHGEGPLHTFTVSFGSAEEFTPDEVWGSSDAPYVKELVDAVGAEHTDIVLDTADLLDPVVAANALRAKDVPSPLGNMNTSLYVLCRAVQEHTPLALLGDAADGVFGGTMWMSMPPLIEAQTFPWIAMAHWGGGKHGMGTDLVDAGLLERLDMRGYTGGRYREAMDRVPLLPGETGQEKRMREMWYLNVTNWLETLIPHSESIAGSVGLALRLPYCDHRLVQYVYSAPWAQKSFDGREKSLLRAAVKDLLPPSIVDRKKSPYPVTQDAAYAKALCDQLLALTGDRDAPIAGLVDVTAAKAFAADPDALVSGPRAWVARTHVEMLFQLNAWLDLYRVRVDL; encoded by the coding sequence ATGTCGGGTATCGCTGGCTGGGTCGACTACGAGCGGGACCTGTCCCGCGCGCGGGCGACCGTACGGGCCATGAGCGCCACGATGGCCAACCGGGGACCGGACGCCGAGGGGGTGTGGACGTCCCCGCGCGCCGCCCTCGGTCACCGCCGGCTCGCCCTGGTCGAGCCCGACGGCCGGCCGCAGCCGTACGTCGTCGAGGCCGACGGTCGGACCCTCGCGGTGGTCACCTGCGACGGGGACGTGTACAACGCGCCGGCCCTGCGCGCCGAGCTGGAGTCGTACGGGCACCGGTTCCGGACCCGGGGCGACGCCGAGCTGGTCGGGTACGCGTACCTGCAGTGGGGCGCCGGGCTGGCCGACAAGCTGGAGGGCGGGTACGCGGTCGCGGTGTGGGACGTGCGCCGCGAGGAGCTGCTGCTGCTGCGGGACCGGCTGGGCAACAAGCCGATGTTCTACCACCCGACCCCGCACGGCGTGGTCTTCGCCTCGGAGCGCAAGGCGATCCTGGACCACCCGTTGGTGGAGGCGGCGGTGGACCTGGACGGCCTGCGGGAGATCCTGTCCTACGCGGGCACCCCCGGCCACGGCGTCTTCAAGGGGATGCGCCAGGTGCGCGCCGGGCACGTCGTGCGGGTCACCCGGTCCGGGCACCGGGAGGAGCGGTACTGGGCGCTGGAGGCGCAGGAACACACCGACGACCTGGACACCACCGTCCGGACCGTCCGGGAGCTGCTGGAGCAGGCGGTCGGCGGGCAGCTCACCGCGGACGTGCCGGTGGGCATGATGCTCTCCGGCGGGCTGGACTCCTCCGGGGTGACCGCGCTGGCCGCGCGGGCGCTGAAGGATCACGGCGAGGGGCCGCTGCACACGTTCACCGTGTCGTTCGGCTCGGCCGAGGAGTTCACCCCGGACGAGGTGTGGGGCAGCTCGGACGCGCCGTACGTGAAGGAGCTGGTGGACGCCGTCGGCGCCGAGCACACCGACATCGTGCTGGACACCGCCGACCTGCTGGACCCGGTGGTGGCGGCGAACGCCCTGCGGGCCAAGGACGTGCCGAGCCCGCTGGGCAACATGAACACCTCGCTGTACGTGCTGTGCCGGGCGGTGCAGGAGCACACCCCCCTCGCCCTGCTCGGCGACGCCGCCGACGGGGTCTTCGGCGGCACCATGTGGATGTCGATGCCGCCGCTGATCGAGGCGCAGACGTTCCCGTGGATCGCCATGGCCCACTGGGGTGGCGGCAAGCACGGCATGGGCACCGACCTGGTCGACGCCGGCCTGCTGGAGCGGCTGGACATGCGCGGCTACACCGGCGGCCGGTACCGGGAGGCGATGGACCGGGTGCCGCTGCTGCCGGGCGAGACCGGCCAGGAGAAGCGCATGCGGGAGATGTGGTACCTGAACGTCACCAACTGGTTGGAGACGCTGATCCCGCACTCGGAGTCGATCGCCGGGTCGGTCGGTCTGGCGTTGCGCCTGCCGTACTGCGACCACCGGCTGGTGCAGTACGTCTACTCCGCGCCGTGGGCGCAGAAGAGCTTCGACGGGCGGGAGAAGAGCCTGCTGCGGGCCGCCGTCAAGGATCTGCTGCCGCCGTCGATCGTGGACCGGAAGAAGTCGCCGTACCCGGTGACCCAGGACGCCGCGTACGCGAAGGCGCTCTGCGACCAGCTCCTGGCGCTGACCGGCGACCGGGACGCGCCGATCGCCGGCCTGGTCGACGTGACCGCCGCGAAGGCGTTCGCCGCGGACCCGGACGCCCTGGTCTCCGGGCCGCGCGCCTGGGTGGCCCGCACCCACGTGGAGATGCTCTTCCAGCTCAACGCGTGGCTCGACCTGTACCGGGTGCGGGTCGACCTCTGA